The sequence below is a genomic window from Candidatus Wallbacteria bacterium.
AATCCAACTCCGAACTGGCCGATCAGACGCATGTCAGTCCCTGCATCTTTCATTTTGGAAAGAAATGCCTTAGAGCCTGAATGGGCGATTGTACCCAGATTTTCCACTATTTCTTCAGCAGTCATGCCGATGCCTGTATCAGTAATGTTAAAAGTTTTGTTTTCTTCGTTGCAGCCGATCCGGATCTCGAGCGGCAGGTCTTCTGACTTGTATGATTCGTCCACCAATGCCTGATGATGAAACTTTTCCAGGGCATCCGAGGCGTTCGAAATCAGCTCTCTGACAAAAATCTCTTTTTCCGTATAAAGAGAATGGATCACAATGTCCAGCAGTTGCTTGACCTCTGCCTGGAATTCCATGGTTTTGACGGTTTCGTCCATTCTTCCTCCTTCAAGGCAAGTTATTATTTGCTTTAATAGTTAATTAATTTTTAAAGCATATCATAGAATATTGTCAAGAGTAATAAAAAAGGACCTGAATCAGGTCCTTTAATAGTTTTGTTTGTGTTTTTTTAACATTCTCTAATCCTATTGCGCTTCGCACAACAGGATAAACGACTGTAACGAAATCCTCGCAGTAGCTCGGATTTCTAACAGTCGTTAATCATCAAAATTCCCGGTCGCCTCGTTCTGCTTTTCCAGCAGTCTCTGGCCTTCCTTATTGATGTAATCGACAGTCCAGAATTTCTTGTCTTCCAGCACCTTGTCGAACAGCTTGATCTCAGGGGATTTGGCTTCCAGCAGGGCGTCCACAGCCAGGTCCGCGGTATTGCTGCTGTTGAAGATGTTCACGAACAGATTGGTGACAAAATCCTCGACCCCCTTGACCATCCTGTCCTGGATATTCTTCGGCAACTTCTTCAGCTCAGGATCGATATCCTTGTTCAGGTTCTTGTAATCATTGCCTTTCCACCCCTTGGTTTTGGCGATCTCGATCATTTTCTGCCAGGCTTCGTCCGTGACCCCCAGATCTTTGATTTTGATGAAGTTCTTATCGCCGTCCAGTTCCGCATTGCCGAATTCATTGACTTTGAGTCCCCATGAAATCATCTGCAGGGCAGTAGCCACATTGGTTTTGGTTGTATTGGTCTTCTGCACAATATCGCGCAGCTTGTCGTAGTTGTTGCCGCTGGTGCCGTGCTGGGCGCCGTAAACGCCGTACTTCTGAATGGCTGCATGAATCTCTGCTGTGCGGCCGACATGGATGTTCCCGCCTCCGACTTTCAGGCCATGCACTGTTCCGTTGTTGAGCGCGATCCAGACCGGAAAAATACCGTTGGCATTAAGGGCTTTGATATGGAAAAGAGCTTCTTCGACAGTGGAAAGACCGATGTCTCCCTTGATCTCGCCGACTTCGGTTTCCATGGACATCCAGGTGGGGATGATCTTGCCGAGTTCAATGTTGTAAAGCACGTTCTGGTTGTGAGGCATGTGCGAGGCATCGATGGCAAAAGAAGTGGTGCCTGCCTCGATCAGCTTGGGAATATCTGTCTTGGCTTTGTTGAAGTCTTCTTCCTTCTTGATCCCGTAATGGTCGGCATGGATGGCTACCACTACCTGCAGCCCGAGTTTTTCCATCAGATTATTGACTTTCTGGGCCAGATTCAGGGAATTGACTTCGCAGTAGCCTGACTCAGACTTGGCGATCTCGATGATCACAGCGGAATTCGTCCTGGCCGCTGCGCGGAGCACGCCCTCGATCACCCATTCATTACGTCCGTTAGCTGCGATTGCAGTGGCATGCTGCCCTTTTTCCCTCATTTTGAGCATGGCAGCGTGAACGGCCTTCCCGCTCACGATCAGAGCCTTGGATTTCGGAAACAGCTTCTGGATGTTTACCGGCCTGTACTGAAGAGCCTGTTCATACCTTTTCTTGTCCATTGATCCTCCTTGGGTTTATTGAAAACTCATGCACAAACAAATTCGTTACTTTCGGAAGATATTATATCATAATTGCATTTCTCTCAATATCACTTCAGATGAAATTCCGGTCTTTTGAATTTCCTTGCAGCGGTGATATTATATTTTCAAACTTGTTGACCTTTGACTTGTTAATGAAACAGAAAAAGCATGGATGTGATGGGGTCAAGTCGTAATTGTGGCAAAAGATTGGGAACGACATTGACCCCGAACATCAGCTTCTTTTGTGAAGGCATAGGTCAATAATATTTTTCAGCAACATGCATGAGGTCCATCCATGGTCAAAGCCCGCAAGCATCTGGACGCCTTCGCTCCTTACCTGCTGCCTTCAGGCACCTGGAAAGGCAAGCTCAGGCTGAACATGAATGAAAGCCACTGGCACTGTTCGCCGAAAGCGCTGGAAGTGATCCGTAATTTCGATCCTGCGGATCTCAGTAATTACCCTCAATACGGCGAACTGGTGGAAAAGATTGCAGTCCATCACGGAGTGGGCACGGATCAGGTCGTGGCAGGAAACGGGGCAGACGACGTGATCACCCTGATCATGGAAGCCTTCATTGAACCCGGCGACGAGATCGTGGCCCAGTGCCCGACCTATCCCATGTTCCCGATCATGGGCAGATTGAAGCAGGGAAAGATCATCGACGTCCCTTACGGTCTTGACCTGAAATTCCCTGTGGAGCGGATGCTCGACGTGATCAATGACAAGACCCGCATGGTGACAGTGGTCAATCCGGCCAACCCTGCCGGGACTTCAATTTCACGCCAGGATCTGATCAGGATTTTCGAGAAAGCAAAGAATTCCATCCTGATCCTGGATGAAGCATACAGTCAGTATGCGGGAATTACTCACATCGACCTGCTGTCAAAATTCCCAAATCTGATCGTGATCTATTCATTCGCCAAGGTTTACGGCATGGCCGGCTTGCGCCTTGGCTACGCGGTTTCGCACAGGCAGAACATCGAAGCCCTGCAGAAAGTGGTGCTGCCGCTGGCAGTGAATTCGCTGGCAGTGAAGGCCGGAATTCAGGCGATCCAGGACCAGGATTTCGTGAAAAAAGTAGTGGCCGAGATCCGGTCTGAGAAAGAATTTCTGATTGCAGAAGCGGAAAAGATCGGATTGGAGACTGTCAGAAGCGATACCAATTTCCTGCTCTTCAAGTTTGGAAAGCACTGCCTGACAATGCTCGCGGAACTGGAAAACAGGAACATCCTGGTGCGTAATACCTGCAAGTTCCCTGAACTCAAGGATTATCTGAGGGTCACAATCGGGCGCAGGAATGAAAACATGCAATTCATCAAAGCTGTTGCGGAAATCATGAAAAAGCTGTAGCTATGGACAGAATTGACAAACACAGGATTTACGAATTGATCGATCAGTATGTCGGCCTTCTGAAAATGAACGGGATTCCGCTCTGGCGGGTCTATCTTTTCGGCCCATCCGCAGGAGAAAGCCGGCAAACCGGCTGCGACATAGACCTCGCAATTTTCTGGGACCTCGAAACACTGGATGGAGTAGACGAGGATGTGATCCTGCGAAAATTCAAGCGGGAAATCGACCAGAGGATCCAGCCCTATTCCTTTGCCAGGACGGATTTCGACGAGACCCACCCTTTGATCAGAGATATCATTGAAAATGGGGAATGGCTATATTAGTGGCTCTTACAATTACTGTTGTTAGAGCCACTTATCCAAAGACCAAAGGTCTTTGGATTTGGTCTTTGGATTTGGTCTTTGGATTTTCCGTTATCTCAGTTTCATCTTCAATTCATGAAATACGGCGTAATGAAAATCATGATTTCAGTCTTGGTGATATTCCCACTGTGATCCCTGAAAAGCCTGCCGATTATCGGGATGCGTGACAGAGGCGGCTTAGTCTGGCGGGTATTTTCATCAAACTGATTGATGAGGCCTCCCAGGATTACTGTTTCTCCGTTCTTCAACCTGAGCTTGGTGTCAGCCTCCCTGGTCTTCAGTTCCGGGGCTCCGCTTTTGGTAGTGGTGCTGGTCGGAGTTGAAACCTCTGTTTTGACGGAAATTGTAACCTCATTCGAGGCATTGAACTGAAGCAATTCAGCTTCAAGCTTGATGCCTGAATCCACCCAGTCGATCCTGTTGTTCTGCCGATTTACTCCCTCTGCGGTTTCTGATGAGATGATTTCCACCGGAGTGTGAAGTCCGAGCCTGATCTTGGCGGTTTCCTTGGGCATCAGGATGATCTTGGGTCGAGCCAGTGTTTTCGTCGTGGTGTCACTTTTCACTGATTCATATACGAGATTTGGTGAAATTATGGTGAGATGTTCTTTTCCGGTTGTTCCGACTGGCTTGAAATCTGCCAGACTTACCTGGGCCAGCGGATCAGAGACAGAAAGCCCGAGTTTGTCGACTGTGGCGGAAGAGACTTCCAGCAGCTTCATGTCCAGCATCACCTGGGGTTTTTTCTGGTCCAGCTCCTTGATCAGTTTGTCAATCTGGACCATCTTGTCCTCAGGGGCAAACACGACCATGTAATTGGATTTTTCACTGACAAAGGCTTTCACAGTCCTGTCCACGGATTTTACTATCGCAGAAACCTGCGTCGCATCTGAATACTGGAGGATGAATGTCCTCTGAACTTCATCGCCCATGTAATTGGCGTCTTTCTGAGCAGGAAATATGAAGAGATTTTTCCGATCCACGAATTTGTATTTAAGTCCATTGGAAATGCAGATGTTTTTCAATGCTTCCTTTGGCACCAGGTCCTTCACGATCAGCTGCACGCTTTTATCCGGTACCGCCTCATCCAGGAAAAGGTTGTACCCGGCGAGTTCCGAAAGACTTTCCAGAACTTTCCGCAATGTGTTTTTGGAAAGGGAGAGCTGCGTGAAATTTTCACTCGCTTTAGTCCCGCTTTTCTTTGAATCACTTTTTTTTGGAGTCCCAGGCTGTATGAATTCGCTCACCGGCTCATTCCGGATGGCATCACTGCCTGCCGCTGGTGCTGAGCCAGCCTCCTGGGTGCTGCCGCTGCCGGGATTCAACAGTGAGTTGAAATCCTTGATTATACTCTCTTCAAGCTCCTCGGCCAGGACAGGCAGGGCTAAAATCAGGGCAAGCAGAATCGCAAGTTTATGCACAGGTCCTCCTTATTCCAGGTCCAGATTGAATTTTTTTTTGGCTCCGTCTTTGATGTCTTCGATTTCCACTTCTTCTGATGCTGCAGACAGCACCTTGAAATGCTCAAACTCTTCTCCCACTCTGACTTTCATGATCATGTCGTCGTATTCCCAGAGCGTAATTTTTTTCCCGTGATCGCTGTAGATTCCCAGCAGGCTGAGTTTGCCGAAATCTCCTTTGGGGACAGGTGGCGGTAAAGGTTTAGGCAGTGGTTTGGGCGGTTCGACTTTTTTCACTTCAGGAGTCGGATTAGCAGGTTTAGGAGGTTCGACTTTCCTGAAATCAAAGATATTCCGGATCTCATGTGTCGATTCCACAGCCTGAGTTGGAAAAGTTGCTTTCAGGACCGGGAGTGCTGGCATCTCAGCCCCGAAAATTCCTGCAGTATCCTGAAAATTTCCGATCAGCCTCTGCCCGAGTGTGACGACCATTATTATCAAAAAAGACAGCATAAAAATATTTTTCACTTTTTCAATATCAGAACCCCGCCGAATTTCAGGTTAACATTGCCTTCTCCGGAATCTCCCAGCTGATCTATGGTATCGATGATCATGAAGGGAAACTCTTCCTCAGCCTTGCGCACAATGTTTCTCACTTTTTCATAATCGCCGGAAGCTGTGATCAAAAAACGCCTGGTTCTGATCCTTGACCCTTCCCTGGCTTCCTGGTAAGTGATTTCGGAAGCGACAAGCCTGCTTTTTTCACACAATCCATTGAATCGGAATCCGAAATCAATGAAGTTTTCCGCAGAAAGGAATTTAGCGGACAACCCCGTAAGCCTCGCTTCCAGCGTACCCAGGTCCTTGTTGTAATCAGCCCACTGCTCCTCACTGGTCTTTTTCTCCTGATTTTTCGCCTGCAGCGAAGAATGGTATTGATAGAAAGGTGCAAATATCTGCCAGTAATAACTGAGCGTGAATACGGCGAACAAGATGGTTATTTCTCTAAGTTTCAAAGCTGCACACCATCCTGAAAATGATCTTGTTTTCCAGCAATTTCTGGTTTTCCACCAGGGCATCTGAAAACGGTTTCCGGCTCAATCGCTCAAGCAGCAGCTTGAGATCCACATTGGTTTTGCTCTCACCCTTCAGGCTGATCAGCCCTTTGGGATTCACGCTGACTTCCTTGATCAAAACACCATCTGGCAGTATTTTCTCAAGTTCCGAAAAAAGCGAACCCATCCGGAAACCGATACCTGGAATGAAATCATTGTATTCCTTGACCAGCAGGCTGATGGCTTCAACTCTTTTCAGGTCAGGCCTGAAAGGCTGTACTCCCTGACGGATTTCCCGGAAATAAATCCAGGTACACAGAATCAGGCAGCAGTCGGTCAGGATGAGCGCTCCCAAAACATAGGGAAGGAAGACCTCAGTGAAGTCCATTTTTTCTGCAGTCAGCAAGTTGAAACTGACTTTACGCATGGAAAATCTCCTTCAATACTGACTCGTTTTTCAGATCCATCGCTCCGTCCATAGCCGGCCCTGCAGTATAGACAAGCTTCCTGTCCGGATCAAAATTATAATATGAAAGAGTGGCAAGAAGCTCCTGGCTAAGCCTCTCGCCTGTCTCGGCCTGGATTTTCCTTACAAAAACCGGAGCATGGTCGGAGATCCCGGCAAGCATGATCTGTTCATGCGCAAAGATCAGCAGAATCCGCCCTGCTGACTCCATGGCTCTGCAGAGCAAGGGAGTGAGCATGCCGTCCAGTGCCAGCAGGACTCCGTATTTGGCAGAATATTCGCTCCAGAACAGGATGGTTTTTTTTTCACAGGCAATCAGCAGAATGTTTGACTCAGAAAGCTGCTTCCAGCAGACGGCTGGATCAGACATGAACAGTTCCTGCTTCACAGTCCATTTGAAATATGCTGACAGCTCCGCTTTCTTCGCAGGCAGTCTGGCAGCCGGGAGCACCAGGTATTCTACCTCTGACGGCG
It includes:
- a CDS encoding class II fructose-bisphosphate aldolase — its product is MDKKRYEQALQYRPVNIQKLFPKSKALIVSGKAVHAAMLKMREKGQHATAIAANGRNEWVIEGVLRAAARTNSAVIIEIAKSESGYCEVNSLNLAQKVNNLMEKLGLQVVVAIHADHYGIKKEEDFNKAKTDIPKLIEAGTTSFAIDASHMPHNQNVLYNIELGKIIPTWMSMETEVGEIKGDIGLSTVEEALFHIKALNANGIFPVWIALNNGTVHGLKVGGGNIHVGRTAEIHAAIQKYGVYGAQHGTSGNNYDKLRDIVQKTNTTKTNVATALQMISWGLKVNEFGNAELDGDKNFIKIKDLGVTDEAWQKMIEIAKTKGWKGNDYKNLNKDIDPELKKLPKNIQDRMVKGVEDFVTNLFVNIFNSSNTADLAVDALLEAKSPEIKLFDKVLEDKKFWTVDYINKEGQRLLEKQNEATGNFDD
- a CDS encoding ATP-binding protein, producing the protein MDETVKTMEFQAEVKQLLDIVIHSLYTEKEIFVRELISNASDALEKFHHQALVDESYKSEDLPLEIRIGCNEENKTFNITDTGIGMTAEEIVENLGTIAHSGSKAFLSKMKDAGTDMRLIGQFGVG
- a CDS encoding PilN domain-containing protein, producing the protein MRKVSFNLLTAEKMDFTEVFLPYVLGALILTDCCLILCTWIYFREIRQGVQPFRPDLKRVEAISLLVKEYNDFIPGIGFRMGSLFSELEKILPDGVLIKEVSVNPKGLISLKGESKTNVDLKLLLERLSRKPFSDALVENQKLLENKIIFRMVCSFET
- the hisC gene encoding histidinol-phosphate transaminase produces the protein MVKARKHLDAFAPYLLPSGTWKGKLRLNMNESHWHCSPKALEVIRNFDPADLSNYPQYGELVEKIAVHHGVGTDQVVAGNGADDVITLIMEAFIEPGDEIVAQCPTYPMFPIMGRLKQGKIIDVPYGLDLKFPVERMLDVINDKTRMVTVVNPANPAGTSISRQDLIRIFEKAKNSILILDEAYSQYAGITHIDLLSKFPNLIVIYSFAKVYGMAGLRLGYAVSHRQNIEALQKVVLPLAVNSLAVKAGIQAIQDQDFVKKVVAEIRSEKEFLIAEAEKIGLETVRSDTNFLLFKFGKHCLTMLAELENRNILVRNTCKFPELKDYLRVTIGRRNENMQFIKAVAEIMKKL